GCCCAAAAATTACAGCAGCTTAAAGAACTGCTGGAAGCTTAGGCTGGGCCGAACCATGAAACAACAAACGGCCCAAACGAAAACGAAGAGAGGCACGCCGGATTTTCAACTGCTAATCCTCACTTTATTGTTGGTGGGCTTCGGACTGGTGATGGTGTTCAGCTCCAGTTCCAGCATTGCAATTGCAAACAAAAATTTTAACAATGATGCCCTGTTCTTCACGAAAAAACAACTTATGTGGGCGGTTATCGGTTTAGTGGGCATGTTTTTCGCCATGAATATCCGATTTAACAAATACAAAAAACTTTATGCACCATTTTTCTTACTCACCACGGTATTGCTACTAATTGTATTGGTTGCAGGTAAAAAGGTAAACGGTGCCCGAAGCTGGATTGAAATTATCGGCTTCAGTATTCAACCTGCGGAATTTGCCAAAATTGCTATTGTTTTGTACCTCGCTGCACTGATTACCAAAAAAGGGGAACGGTTCAGGGATCTTAGGACAGGATATATTCCCGTGCTGGTCATTGTCGGATTCATTGCAGGACTGATTATGTTGCAACCGGATTTTGGTACCTGCTTTATTCTGGTTACGACGTGCGGACTGGTCATTTATGCGGGTGGAGCAAGTATGAAACACATTATGGGTTCTATTTTGCTGGTAGTGTTGGGAGCAGCATTGGCGCTTGGAGCGAATGCCTTGTTTTCTTCCATGTCTTCTTCAGATACTGCAGATAGCACCACAACTACGGAAGCTACGCAGAACTATAAAATCGGCCGTATTCAGGCATTCCTTGATCCTTTATCCGACAAAACAGGCGGAAGCCTTAACCTCTATCGCTCCCTTGTTGCCATCGGGGATGGAGGCATCACCGGCTCCGGGATCGGACAAGGCACGATGAAGCTGCATTATTTGCCCAATGCTTATAACGACTTTATTTTCTCTGTAATTGGAGAAGAGCTCGGCTTTGTTGGAACTGCCCTATTTCTGTTGGTCTACCTCTACTTCATCTGGCGAGGCATTATCGTCTCCCTTCGCTGTCCCGATCCATTTGGGACACTGGTCGGTATTGGTATTATGGGATTAATTGCGATCCAGGCCTTTATCAACATTGGGGGCGTGACCCAGACCATTCCGGTGACAGGGGTTACCCTTCCGTTCATCAGTTATGGCGGTACCTCACTCTTTGTGATGATGGTGGCTATGGGTATCCTGCTCAGCATCTCACGTACCAATAATTTGGACGTCATCAAGGAAGAGAAAACGAAGTCGGTGACGGTTCAGACATCACGTACTTCTCCCGCACTTCGTTCACGTGAATCCATTCGCCGAATTCGGTAATGGGAAGGAAACGTCATACGAATGGTTTTGGAACAAAATGTATTGAAAACAGAAAAAGACTTCGCATCGAATTCGATGCGAAGTCTTTTTGGTGTTGTTTATCTAGATGAAGAACCAGGTCAATATACCGTTGTTCTTCCATCACGGATTGCTCAAGTTTACAGATCGTCGCCTCTGAAAGATACGCCTTCTACCTTTACATTGACTTCAACAACACGTAACCCGGTCATGGTCTCTACCGCTTCTCTTACATTCTGCTGGAGCATGCGGGAAACTTCATGAATCGGTGTCTCGTACAGGACGATGATGCGCAGATCAATGGCTGCTTCCAGCTGGCCGACCTCCACGCCCACGCCTTTCTGTACGTTTTTACCGCTCAGGCGCTTGGCCCAGCCCTCTGACAATCCTCCAGACATTGCGGCAATTCCGGGTGTCTCCATCGCAGC
This window of the Paenibacillus marchantiae genome carries:
- a CDS encoding Asp23/Gls24 family envelope stress response protein; the encoded protein is MAEQLQLEGGNIRIADDVVAKIAGMAAMETPGIAAMSGGLSEGWAKRLSGKNVQKGVGVEVGQLEAAIDLRIIVLYETPIHEVSRMLQQNVREAVETMTGLRVVEVNVKVEGVSFRGDDL
- the ftsW gene encoding putative lipid II flippase FtsW, yielding MKQQTAQTKTKRGTPDFQLLILTLLLVGFGLVMVFSSSSSIAIANKNFNNDALFFTKKQLMWAVIGLVGMFFAMNIRFNKYKKLYAPFFLLTTVLLLIVLVAGKKVNGARSWIEIIGFSIQPAEFAKIAIVLYLAALITKKGERFRDLRTGYIPVLVIVGFIAGLIMLQPDFGTCFILVTTCGLVIYAGGASMKHIMGSILLVVLGAALALGANALFSSMSSSDTADSTTTTEATQNYKIGRIQAFLDPLSDKTGGSLNLYRSLVAIGDGGITGSGIGQGTMKLHYLPNAYNDFIFSVIGEELGFVGTALFLLVYLYFIWRGIIVSLRCPDPFGTLVGIGIMGLIAIQAFINIGGVTQTIPVTGVTLPFISYGGTSLFVMMVAMGILLSISRTNNLDVIKEEKTKSVTVQTSRTSPALRSRESIRRIR